The following is a genomic window from Flavobacterium sp..
CTGTTGCTAAAGGTTTTACTTTAGATTCAGGTATGGGTTTTTCTAGTGGAGCTGAAATTATTAATAATAAAATTAAGTTTCAAAAAAGTTTATTTGAACCTGCGTTTTATCTGAAATCAGAATTAAAATATTACTATAATAGATATGTAAGAGTGGCAAAGAAATTGTCTACTAGAAATGGAGAGGGGAGTTATTTTGCAATTCAAAATAAATTTGTTTCTCAACGCTTATTTGATTCAAAGACTAGGTTGAGTAACGTTTTATTATATGAAGTGCATTGGGGAATTCAGCGTAATCTTTATAAAAACTTTTTATTTAATTTTCATATAGGTTTAGGGCGTTCTAATGATTTTACTACTGGTGGTAGTACTTTTTATACTTCTTTAGGTGTAAAGGTTTCTTATTTGTTGGTGGCAAAAAAAATTACGATAAGTTCTTTTGGTAAGAATAAGTTTTAAAACGATTTGTGTAGAATTTTTGTTTACTTAATTTGCAAAATATACTCAAATGGGCTTTGTTAAGATTATAGGAATCAGGTTAAGAAATAATTAAATCTAACAATTTTGCCAAACAATATTTTTTTTATCAAAAAAAAAACTAATTTTGCTAATTATAAAAGAATTAAAATTTCACTTATGAGTATTTTTAAAAAATATTTTATTTTTTTCTTTGTTTTAGTGTTTACTAAAAACATAGCGCAGGAAAAAAAGGATTCGGTTTATATTCCTAATAAGGTTGTTAATAAGGTGGTTTCGGACACTGTTCATCCTAAAGATAGAGAAAAAAACTATAATCGTTGGTCGGTTAACTTGAATGGGGGTACAAATATTGGTATTCGTCCTTTTACAGATGGTTACTATGCCACCACACCTAATTATTTTACAAAGCCAGAATTTAATCACTTTGATTTAAATGTTCGTAGAATGTTTAATACTAAGTTTGGTGTAATGCTTGATTTTGGATACGATAACTTTACATCTGATTCAGGAAGCCCTGATTTTAGCAACAATATGTACCGTACTAGTTTTCAAGGGTTGTTGAATATGCATCGCATAATGAATTGGGAAGAGTTTACGGAAACGTTTGGATTGCAATTTCATTTAGGCCCTGGCTTTTCTTTTTTAGAAGCGCCTGGTACTTCTTCATTTAATCACTATGATAATATTTTTAGCATAATTGGTGGAGCTACACTCTTAATTAAAGTTTCTGATCGATTGGCTTTTAATTTAGATTATACTATGATTAGTAATCTTTCACACCATGTTGCTTTAGATGGTCAATCTAGCATAGATCCTAGTGAAAGTAGAACAGGTTCAATGTATACAACATCATTAGGTTTAACGCTATATTTAGGAAAAAAAGAACGTCATGCTGATTGGTATTGGGAAAACTTAAATGTTAAAGATGAATATAAAAATTTATTAGCAAGAGTTGAAGAATTAGAAACCATGATGAATGATACAGATAGAGATGGAGTACCAGATCATTTAGATGTTGAAAACAATACTATTGGTGGGGTTGTTGTGGATACAAAAGGGAGAGCTGTGGATTTAAATAACAATGGTGTACCTGATGAACTAGAGAGCTATGTTAATAATAAGTATGGAGATATAGAAACTATTATCAATAACATGGCATCGGGAGAGTATTCAACTGCTCAAATGAAAAACATGATTAATGGACAGTATGTTAATGTGTTCTTTGATTTTGATGAAACAAGAATTACTACAGGAACCATCTCTGCAATTAATTTCTTAATCAAATACATGATTGCTAATCCAAGTGCAAACGCTGAAATTATTGGTTATGCAGATGAATTAGGAGATGTTAATTACAACATTGCGTTATCGCGCAAAAGAGCACAACGTGTATTAGAAATGGTGGTTCGTTCAGGTATAGATGCAAGTCGATTAAAATTAGTGGTTAAAGGATCGGATAAATCAGTTCCAAAAAATTCTAAACTAGCGCGTCAGTTGGTAAGAAGAGTTGCATTTAAGGTGGATTAAGTAAGATTATTTTATATATAAAGGTCTGTAAATTTTTTACAGACCTTTTTTATAGAAATTATTTTTTGAATTAATTTCTTAAAAGTGTGACTAAAATTATTGAAAATAGTTTATTCATTGAATTAGATTTAATATTTATGCAAAAAAAAACTTGAGATTTTGTAAATTTTATTTAATTTTATAAATATATTACCTACCCATAGCCTATGAAAAAGAGCCTCATTGTAATAGCCTTACTTACTGTTTCGTTTTTGTGGAGCCAAAATAAAAAGGATTATACTTCGTATTATAATGCGTTTTTAAAGAAACAATTTTCTGATCCTCAATTATCTAAAAAGTATTTGGATTCTATCTTGTTGCTTCCTAAGCTACCTGATAGCACCATTTGTAAAACGTTTAATGATGTTGGGATTTATCATGCCATAGTGGGCGATTATGAAGGTGCTCTTCGTAATTTTGAAAAATCCTATACTTTTGACCCTAACTGTAGTGTAAAAACTAAGGCAAATATTTTATGTAATATTGCCAATACACAAAAATTATTTGGCAAATTTGAGTTGGCTTTAAAAAATTTATCGAAATCAAAAAAATTATATGCATCTATTCAGGATGAAAAAAATTTATTAAAAGTTGAAAGTGAAATTTGTGCTGTTTATTATAACAAATCGGATTTCAATAAAGCATTAGAAATATCTTCCGAATTAATTCCAAAATTGGAAGAATTAGGTGATGAAAAATTACTTAACATTCAACTGTTACGACAAGCCAATATTCAGTTTAATATTGGGGATTTTGCTAATGCTATTGTGTATTACAACAAAACCTTGCCTTATTTTAGTGAAGAAATAGAAAATAATCTTCAAAATAAGTACGTGGCATTAATGAATATAGGCGCTTGTTACAGTGAATTGAGCAGTCCTAAATCTATGGGTTTTTTCAACAAAGCCCTTATAGGTTTTCGAGCTATTTCAGATAGTAGAAATGAGTTTTTCTGTATGGGAAGAATTGGGAAGTATTATTATAAAATTAAAGACTATACGAAAGCGTCACCTTATTTAAAAAAATCTTTTGATTATATGTATGCCAATTTGCCTCACATATCTTTAGAGATTTTTACTTTTTACCTCAATAGTTTGCAAAAACAAAATCGTTTTTCAGAAATTAAGGAATTGTTGGCTTTAGATGCGGCGACTATGCTGGTGGAGGCTAATTTGC
Proteins encoded in this region:
- a CDS encoding OmpA family protein; the protein is MSIFKKYFIFFFVLVFTKNIAQEKKDSVYIPNKVVNKVVSDTVHPKDREKNYNRWSVNLNGGTNIGIRPFTDGYYATTPNYFTKPEFNHFDLNVRRMFNTKFGVMLDFGYDNFTSDSGSPDFSNNMYRTSFQGLLNMHRIMNWEEFTETFGLQFHLGPGFSFLEAPGTSSFNHYDNIFSIIGGATLLIKVSDRLAFNLDYTMISNLSHHVALDGQSSIDPSESRTGSMYTTSLGLTLYLGKKERHADWYWENLNVKDEYKNLLARVEELETMMNDTDRDGVPDHLDVENNTIGGVVVDTKGRAVDLNNNGVPDELESYVNNKYGDIETIINNMASGEYSTAQMKNMINGQYVNVFFDFDETRITTGTISAINFLIKYMIANPSANAEIIGYADELGDVNYNIALSRKRAQRVLEMVVRSGIDASRLKLVVKGSDKSVPKNSKLARQLVRRVAFKVD
- a CDS encoding LuxR C-terminal-related transcriptional regulator, encoding MKKSLIVIALLTVSFLWSQNKKDYTSYYNAFLKKQFSDPQLSKKYLDSILLLPKLPDSTICKTFNDVGIYHAIVGDYEGALRNFEKSYTFDPNCSVKTKANILCNIANTQKLFGKFELALKNLSKSKKLYASIQDEKNLLKVESEICAVYYNKSDFNKALEISSELIPKLEELGDEKLLNIQLLRQANIQFNIGDFANAIVYYNKTLPYFSEEIENNLQNKYVALMNIGACYSELSSPKSMGFFNKALIGFRAISDSRNEFFCMGRIGKYYYKIKDYTKASPYLKKSFDYMYANLPHISLEIFTFYLNSLQKQNRFSEIKELLALDAATMLVEANLQEKIFYYETLATLYGKFGDKPAEYSALKSLQTLYAERQKENTFEELQKKLNQYNLKNEVTKNKNLELKLANLKLQNFIITISIILLLVLVFFITDKHKKKSKIQKLVLLQLEQEKVMHEKSAELKDVQLQLESEVKHAKERELTALQLRIFEIKEKVIELLKSNELNIDDQAIEKLVNNVNGCFENEDYWKEFQFRFTNMHPTFSAEVTRFCHKLTKKDIDFLTLIKLNLNNKEIATLISISYESVISKRYLLRKKMGFSSDNELVSFLETL